From Emcibacter nanhaiensis, one genomic window encodes:
- a CDS encoding proprotein convertase P-domain-containing protein: protein MTKTLKNTAAVVALMAGFALPSAAMATIYTNDTDVAIPAEGSVSSDIVIADAGSIASITVEAGIDHTWIGDLLITLESADGTEIVLMDRPGVPASTFGNSDDLSAGNPLIFDDASLVAAETANGGGTYGPDDALASLFGESLAGTWTLHIEDLAGGDAGLLDYWSLNINWEIVDAPEPAALGLMGLGLVGMGFAARRRKA from the coding sequence ATGACAAAAACACTCAAAAATACAGCCGCTGTTGTGGCCCTGATGGCCGGTTTTGCGCTGCCGTCTGCCGCTATGGCAACAATTTACACCAATGACACCGATGTTGCGATTCCTGCCGAAGGTTCTGTTTCCAGCGACATCGTTATCGCTGATGCAGGATCTATCGCCAGCATCACAGTAGAAGCCGGCATTGACCACACATGGATCGGTGACCTGCTGATCACTCTGGAATCTGCTGATGGCACGGAGATCGTCCTGATGGACCGTCCGGGTGTACCTGCTTCAACATTCGGCAACAGCGACGACCTGTCTGCTGGCAACCCGCTGATTTTTGATGATGCTTCACTGGTGGCTGCTGAAACTGCAAACGGTGGCGGCACTTATGGTCCGGACGACGCCCTGGCTTCCCTGTTTGGTGAATCCCTGGCTGGAACATGGACACTGCACATCGAAGATCTGGCTGGTGGTGATGCTGGTTTGCTGGACTACTGGAGCCTGAACATCAACTGGGAAATCGTTGATGCGCCTGAGCCTGCAGCCCTCGGCCTGATGGGGCTCGGCCTGGTTGGTATGGGTTTCGCAGCGCGTCGTCGCAAAGCGTAA
- a CDS encoding acyl-CoA thioesterase, with translation MTPNHPALVNPTRMADVVFPGDANHHGTLFGGIGLAQMDKVAFIAAARHGRVDFVTASCEHIDFEAPVNVGDIVELVGKIVRVGRRSLSVEVDMVAEGPLSGERRHCSRGIFNMVAVGPHLARIGGVLPPMAEPAAPVPGQTTALAEIVFPEKTSHYGSLYGGNALAAMGKAAFIAASRHCRRTVVLAGTHRVDFTSQIQNGEVMITVPRIIGTGERSIRVVVELWAENLHADERRLCGSGTFTMVALSSPHRGEDNGD, from the coding sequence CGGTGACGCCAACCATCATGGGACCCTGTTTGGCGGAATCGGCCTGGCCCAAATGGACAAGGTCGCCTTCATCGCCGCGGCGCGTCACGGCCGGGTGGATTTCGTCACTGCCTCCTGCGAGCATATTGATTTCGAAGCGCCGGTGAATGTCGGCGACATTGTCGAACTGGTGGGGAAAATCGTCCGGGTCGGGCGGCGGTCCCTGTCGGTGGAGGTGGATATGGTCGCCGAAGGGCCGCTGAGCGGCGAGCGTCGCCACTGCAGTCGCGGCATCTTCAACATGGTGGCGGTCGGTCCGCACCTGGCCCGGATTGGTGGCGTTCTGCCGCCCATGGCCGAGCCGGCCGCTCCTGTCCCGGGGCAGACAACGGCGCTGGCGGAAATTGTTTTTCCGGAAAAGACCAGCCATTACGGCAGCCTTTACGGCGGCAATGCGCTGGCGGCCATGGGCAAGGCGGCCTTTATCGCCGCCTCCCGTCATTGCCGCAGGACCGTGGTCCTGGCCGGCACCCACCGGGTGGATTTCACCAGCCAGATCCAGAACGGGGAGGTGATGATCACCGTGCCCCGTATCATCGGCACCGGTGAGCGTTCGATCCGGGTGGTGGTGGAACTGTGGGCGGAAAACCTTCATGCCGATGAGCGCAGGCTCTGCGGCAGCGGGACTTTCACCATGGTGGCCTTAAGTTCACCGCACCGGGGGGAGGATAACGGAGACTAA
- a CDS encoding MFS transporter → MSTPVTESNSALRDVINKGDMTPFQVMAVAICFFLNFLDGLDLLALAYTAPAITAYWQVEPDVMGYVFSASLAGMTLGALFLAPFADMIGRQKSLLIALVIIAVGLFWTSLSGSPYEMIAARFVTGLGIGIVLASSSTMAAEYSSDKRRALSISIVGMGYPVGSFIGGFLAGLIIPDYGWRAVFQVCGVITVLTMLPVFFLLPESIDFLLHKRPKEALAKVNRVLSRLGKETIDRLPDLKPEDEDHAAGFKALMEPAVRIPTLMLWVGFFCVFVTYYFMINWLPQIVVSEGGSLWEGIGAGAIFNVGGVLGMLLLGLMAPRLGLHRMLLFFLVGAIIFMTVFGYAIGSPILVVLGILFLCGFFLQVIIIGHYTMSVVMYEARVRNTGLGWGIGMGRFGAMLGPIIAGYLIKMGWTPEMFFAAMTLPLFVCLLSVRYLGRLAPGNGTGEAG, encoded by the coding sequence ATGAGTACACCGGTAACCGAGAGTAACAGCGCGCTAAGGGATGTGATTAACAAAGGGGATATGACCCCGTTCCAGGTGATGGCTGTGGCCATCTGCTTTTTCCTCAATTTCCTCGACGGCCTTGACCTTCTGGCCCTGGCCTATACGGCGCCCGCCATCACCGCCTACTGGCAGGTGGAGCCCGACGTCATGGGCTATGTCTTTTCCGCCAGCCTGGCCGGCATGACCCTCGGCGCCCTGTTCCTGGCGCCCTTCGCCGATATGATCGGCCGGCAGAAATCGCTGCTCATTGCGCTGGTGATCATTGCCGTCGGCCTGTTCTGGACCAGCCTGTCCGGCTCACCCTATGAGATGATCGCCGCCCGGTTTGTCACCGGCCTCGGCATCGGTATCGTGCTGGCCAGCAGCAGCACCATGGCGGCGGAATATAGTTCCGACAAGCGCCGGGCGCTCAGCATCAGCATCGTCGGCATGGGCTATCCGGTCGGCTCCTTTATCGGCGGCTTCCTGGCCGGCCTGATTATCCCGGACTATGGCTGGCGCGCCGTGTTCCAGGTGTGCGGCGTGATCACGGTGCTTACCATGTTGCCGGTATTTTTCCTGCTGCCGGAATCCATCGACTTCCTGCTGCACAAGCGGCCGAAGGAAGCACTGGCCAAGGTCAACCGGGTGCTTTCGCGCCTCGGCAAGGAAACCATCGACAGACTGCCCGACCTGAAGCCGGAGGATGAGGATCACGCCGCGGGTTTCAAGGCCCTGATGGAACCGGCCGTTCGCATTCCCACCCTGATGCTGTGGGTCGGTTTTTTCTGCGTGTTCGTGACCTATTATTTCATGATCAACTGGTTGCCGCAGATTGTGGTCAGCGAGGGCGGCAGCCTGTGGGAAGGCATCGGCGCCGGCGCCATCTTCAATGTGGGCGGCGTACTCGGTATGCTGCTGCTGGGCCTGATGGCGCCGCGGCTCGGCCTGCACCGGATGCTGCTGTTTTTCCTGGTCGGCGCTATCATCTTCATGACCGTGTTCGGCTACGCCATCGGCAGTCCGATCCTGGTGGTGCTCGGCATCCTGTTCCTGTGCGGTTTCTTCCTGCAGGTGATCATCATCGGCCATTACACTATGTCGGTGGTCATGTATGAGGCCCGGGTCCGCAACACCGGCCTCGGCTGGGGTATCGGCATGGGCCGGTTTGGCGCCATGCTCGGGCCGATCATTGCCGGCTACCTGATCAAAATGGGCTGGACCCCGGAGATGTTCTTCGCCGCCATGACCCTGCCGCTGTTCGTCTGCCTCCTGTCAGTTCGCTACCTGGGAAGGCTTGCCCCCGGCAACGGAACGGGGGAGGCAGGCTGA